A single genomic interval of Cupriavidus necator harbors:
- the meaB gene encoding methylmalonyl Co-A mutase-associated GTPase MeaB, with translation MNPSSLDRGALGRTLTRIANATPAELVQRAQRDTPLHPARRIGMTGAPGAGKSTLLGHLAMARASKGRLGVLAVDPSSPRSGGAILGDRIRMDELGTSPELYIRSLGSRGTSDGLADNLPEMLDAMDDFGFAEVLLETVGVGQTEYAARAQVDTLVLLLLPDSGDMVQAMKAGIMEMADIFVVNKADLPGAQRMATDIRRIGAITRHAQGAWVPPVLLTAASRPASVSALSDAIDRHQAWLAAAGRQAALRRQRARYRLKRLLEVQVAEVVANQDDEFLALPLRQQLSQAWTQLGKAIGA, from the coding sequence ATGAACCCGTCCTCGCTCGACCGGGGCGCGCTGGGCCGGACGCTGACCCGCATCGCCAACGCCACGCCCGCGGAGCTGGTGCAGCGAGCGCAGCGGGATACCCCGCTGCATCCGGCCAGGCGCATCGGCATGACCGGTGCGCCCGGCGCGGGCAAGAGCACCCTGTTGGGCCACCTCGCCATGGCGCGCGCGTCTAAGGGGCGCCTCGGCGTGCTCGCGGTGGATCCCAGCAGTCCCAGGAGCGGCGGCGCCATCCTCGGGGACCGGATCCGCATGGATGAGCTTGGCACCAGCCCGGAACTCTACATCCGCTCGCTGGGCTCGCGCGGCACCTCGGATGGCCTGGCTGACAACCTCCCGGAGATGCTGGATGCGATGGATGACTTCGGCTTTGCCGAGGTGCTGCTGGAAACGGTCGGTGTCGGCCAGACGGAATACGCGGCGCGCGCGCAGGTCGATACGCTGGTGCTGCTGTTGTTGCCGGACAGTGGGGACATGGTGCAGGCGATGAAGGCGGGAATCATGGAAATGGCCGATATCTTCGTCGTCAACAAGGCAGACCTGCCGGGCGCCCAGCGCATGGCCACGGATATCCGGCGCATCGGCGCCATCACGCGGCATGCGCAGGGCGCGTGGGTTCCGCCGGTGCTGCTGACCGCGGCATCGCGTCCCGCCTCGGTCAGTGCTCTGTCCGATGCCATCGACCGGCACCAGGCGTGGCTGGCTGCCGCCGGGCGGCAGGCGGCCTTGCGCAGGCAGCGGGCCCGCTACCGGCTGAAGCGCCTGCTCGAGGTCCAGGTCGCCGAGGTGGTCGCCAATCAGGACGATGAATTCCTGGCCCTGCCACTGCGGCAGCAGCTGTCCCAGGCCTGGACCCAGCTGGGCAAAGCCATTGGCGCGTAG
- a CDS encoding CaiB/BaiF CoA transferase family protein: MSAPLAGIRIIEVGHMLAGPYCGLMMTDLGAEVIKIETPEGDIGRTISPHFIGPHNAYFASLNRNKKSVVLDLASEAGTLALGRLLRQSHALVTNLRPAAVRKLGLTYEVLRQWNEQLVCVAVTGYGLDGPYSDSPAYDYVIQAMTGVMALTGDPAAPPTKAGYSAVDNSAGLVAAVGLLAKIVQGRGGQVDVAMYDVMLSQLNYLAGAALNAGETIERLADSSHPYLVPAQIFPTAKGWLTLFITHDRFWKTFCEEVDRPAWTTDPRFATMAGRRAHRAEVIPEIAEVLRSAPAAQWVRRLGPQGVVVSEVGTLNEALGSDITAARSLIVALGQGELPLRAVASPIRFSDYEPSYGLPPLLDEHRDEVLGKVAP; this comes from the coding sequence GTGAGCGCGCCCCTTGCCGGCATCCGCATCATCGAAGTCGGCCACATGCTTGCCGGGCCCTACTGCGGGCTGATGATGACCGACCTGGGCGCCGAGGTGATCAAGATCGAGACCCCGGAAGGTGATATCGGCCGCACCATCAGCCCCCATTTCATCGGCCCGCACAATGCCTACTTTGCCAGCCTGAACCGCAACAAGAAAAGCGTGGTGCTCGACCTCGCCAGCGAGGCAGGGACGCTGGCACTCGGGCGGCTGTTGCGGCAATCCCATGCGCTGGTGACCAACCTGCGTCCGGCGGCGGTGCGCAAGCTCGGGCTCACCTACGAGGTGCTGCGCCAGTGGAATGAGCAGCTGGTCTGCGTGGCCGTCACCGGCTACGGCCTTGACGGCCCCTATTCGGACAGCCCGGCATACGACTATGTGATCCAGGCCATGACCGGGGTCATGGCCTTGACGGGAGATCCGGCGGCACCGCCCACCAAGGCCGGCTACTCGGCGGTGGACAACTCGGCTGGCCTGGTTGCCGCAGTGGGCTTGCTTGCGAAGATCGTGCAGGGGCGGGGTGGGCAGGTGGACGTGGCCATGTACGACGTGATGCTGTCACAGCTCAACTACCTTGCCGGGGCCGCCCTGAACGCGGGGGAGACCATCGAGCGGCTGGCCGACTCGTCGCATCCCTACCTGGTGCCCGCACAGATCTTCCCGACCGCCAAGGGCTGGCTGACGCTTTTCATCACCCATGACCGCTTCTGGAAGACCTTCTGCGAGGAGGTGGACCGGCCGGCGTGGACCACGGATCCGCGCTTTGCCACCATGGCGGGCCGCCGCGCGCACCGTGCCGAGGTGATACCCGAGATTGCCGAGGTGCTGCGCTCCGCCCCGGCGGCGCAATGGGTGCGGCGCCTGGGGCCACAGGGCGTGGTGGTGTCGGAGGTGGGCACATTGAATGAGGCGTTGGGCAGCGACATCACCGCTGCGCGCTCGCTGATCGTGGCGCTGGGGCAGGGCGAGTTGCCGCTGCGCGCGGTGGCAAGCCCGATCCGCTTCTCGGATTACGAGCCGAGCTATGGCCTGCCGCCGTTGCTTGACGAGCATCGCGATGAAGTCCTGGGCAAGGTGGCGCCATGA
- a CDS encoding cobalamin B12-binding domain-containing protein, with the protein MNTLQAAGALSGKRILIGKPGLDGHDIGAKIIALTLRNAGAEVIYTGLRRSPLQIAQVAVDEGVDAVGLSILSGSHKELVGEVIAQLRELNAHDIKVFVGGTIPAEDQPFLRTLGVTAVFTADMPLETVVSNLGRSLA; encoded by the coding sequence ATGAACACCTTGCAAGCCGCCGGCGCGTTGTCCGGCAAGCGGATACTGATTGGCAAGCCCGGCCTGGACGGCCACGATATCGGCGCGAAGATCATCGCGCTGACGTTGCGCAATGCCGGTGCCGAAGTCATCTACACCGGCCTGCGCCGCAGCCCATTGCAGATCGCGCAGGTCGCTGTCGACGAGGGCGTTGACGCAGTCGGCCTGAGCATCCTGTCTGGCAGCCACAAGGAGCTGGTGGGGGAGGTCATCGCCCAGCTGCGCGAACTCAATGCGCATGACATCAAGGTCTTTGTCGGCGGCACCATTCCCGCCGAGGACCAGCCCTTCCTGCGGACGCTGGGGGTCACCGCTGTGTTTACCGCCGACATGCCGCTGGAGACGGTGGTCAGCAATCTGGGCAGGAGCCTGGCGTGA
- a CDS encoding methylmalonyl-CoA mutase, producing MSNAELSMTDAGAEPALRPVSQSGIEVPASVDAAAVHPDKIGDPGSYPFTRGIFPDGYQGRLWTIRQYSGFGTAEESNERYKFLLAQGQTGLSVALDLPTQCGFDPTHPMARPEIGKVGVSLSNLSEAEILFDGLDLSRISTSFTINGTAAIVYAMYLAVADKQNVPRSKLTGTIQNDILKEYVARGTWIFPVRPSMRLIADSILYSNEVSPRFNPISIAGAHVRDAGATAAEEMAYTLANGLAYVDELRARGGDVEKFAKRLSFFFYVHMDFFDEIAKFRAGRRLWARLMKERYGARDAKAQHFRFGVVCGGSSLVAPQPYNNVVRVAVETMAAVLGGAQSIFTCAFDEAFQIPTEFSAELAVRTQQIIAYESGIGRTVDPLGGSYFLEQHTDRMEAQIVHVMDEIEAYGGVIPAIEDGWIQMRLAERGLQRKLDTDSGQTVIVGQNHFRKEGEEIRVGEVFTLDPTVAQRALEKFQRVLDTRQQSAVDASLARLTAAAARDSENVMPYLVDCCHAYATVGEMVACLKQQWGEFKEPVNL from the coding sequence ATGAGCAACGCTGAGCTGTCCATGACGGATGCGGGCGCCGAGCCGGCCTTGCGGCCGGTCAGCCAGAGCGGCATCGAGGTTCCGGCGAGCGTGGATGCGGCGGCGGTCCATCCGGACAAGATCGGGGACCCCGGCAGCTACCCGTTCACGCGCGGCATCTTTCCCGATGGCTACCAGGGCCGGCTGTGGACCATCCGCCAGTACTCGGGATTCGGCACCGCGGAGGAGTCCAACGAGCGCTACAAGTTCCTGCTGGCGCAGGGCCAGACCGGCCTTTCAGTGGCGCTGGACCTGCCGACCCAATGCGGCTTCGATCCGACCCACCCGATGGCCCGGCCGGAAATCGGCAAGGTCGGCGTGTCGCTGTCGAACCTGAGCGAGGCCGAGATCCTGTTCGACGGCCTGGACCTGTCAAGGATCTCGACCTCGTTCACCATCAACGGTACGGCCGCGATCGTCTATGCCATGTACCTGGCCGTCGCAGACAAGCAGAACGTGCCGCGCAGCAAGCTGACCGGCACGATCCAGAACGACATCCTGAAGGAGTACGTCGCGCGCGGCACCTGGATCTTCCCGGTGCGGCCGTCGATGCGGCTGATCGCCGATTCGATCCTCTATTCGAACGAGGTCTCGCCACGCTTCAACCCCATCAGCATCGCCGGCGCCCATGTGCGCGACGCGGGGGCCACCGCGGCCGAGGAAATGGCGTACACCCTGGCCAACGGACTGGCCTATGTGGACGAGCTGCGTGCCCGGGGCGGCGACGTGGAGAAGTTTGCCAAGCGCCTGTCCTTCTTCTTCTACGTGCACATGGACTTCTTCGACGAGATCGCCAAGTTCCGGGCGGGCCGCCGGCTCTGGGCGCGCCTGATGAAGGAGCGCTATGGCGCCAGGGATGCGAAGGCCCAGCATTTCCGCTTCGGGGTCGTCTGCGGGGGATCGTCGCTGGTGGCGCCCCAGCCTTACAACAACGTGGTGCGGGTGGCGGTGGAGACCATGGCCGCGGTGCTGGGCGGGGCCCAGTCGATCTTCACCTGTGCCTTCGACGAGGCCTTCCAGATCCCGACCGAGTTCTCCGCCGAGCTGGCCGTGCGCACGCAGCAGATCATCGCCTATGAAAGCGGCATCGGCCGGACCGTCGATCCGCTGGGCGGCAGCTACTTCCTGGAGCAGCACACCGACCGGATGGAGGCGCAGATCGTCCACGTGATGGACGAGATCGAGGCGTACGGCGGCGTGATCCCTGCCATCGAGGATGGCTGGATCCAGATGCGGCTGGCCGAGCGGGGCCTGCAGCGCAAGCTGGACACCGATTCCGGCCAGACCGTCATCGTCGGCCAGAACCACTTCAGGAAGGAGGGGGAGGAGATCCGGGTCGGCGAGGTGTTCACGCTGGATCCGACCGTCGCGCAGCGGGCCCTGGAGAAGTTCCAGCGCGTGCTGGATACGCGCCAGCAGTCAGCCGTGGACGCATCGCTGGCCCGGCTGACGGCCGCGGCCGCCAGGGACAGCGAGAACGTCATGCCCTATCTGGTGGATTGCTGCCATGCCTATGCCACGGTCGGAGAGATGGTGGCTTGCCTGAAGCAGCAATGGGGCGAATTCAAGGAGCCGGTGAACCTATGA
- a CDS encoding enoyl-CoA hydratase/isomerase family protein, translating to MYAAKDITVEERAGGALWITIDRAQKHNALARHVLAGLAQVVSAAAAQPGVRCIVLTGAGQRFFAAGGDLVELSGVRDREATLAMSEQARGALDAVRDCPLPVLAYLNGDAIGGGAELALACDMRLQSASARIGFIQARLAITSAWGGGPDLCRIVGAARAMRMMSRCELVDAQQALQWGLADAVVTDGPAGKDIHAFLQPLLGCAPQVLRGIKAQTAASRRGESHDAARTIEQQQLLHTWLHADHWNAAEGILSRRAQ from the coding sequence GTGTACGCAGCTAAGGACATCACCGTGGAGGAGCGCGCCGGCGGCGCGCTATGGATCACGATCGACCGGGCGCAGAAACACAATGCGCTGGCCCGCCACGTGCTGGCGGGATTGGCGCAGGTGGTGAGCGCCGCGGCGGCGCAGCCCGGGGTGCGCTGCATCGTGCTGACCGGCGCCGGCCAGCGCTTCTTTGCGGCAGGCGGCGATCTGGTCGAGCTGTCCGGCGTGCGCGACCGGGAGGCTACGCTGGCCATGAGCGAGCAGGCGCGCGGTGCCCTGGATGCGGTGCGCGACTGCCCGCTGCCGGTGCTGGCCTACCTGAACGGCGATGCCATCGGCGGCGGCGCCGAGCTGGCATTGGCCTGCGACATGCGGCTGCAGTCGGCGAGCGCGCGCATCGGCTTTATCCAGGCGCGGCTGGCCATCACCTCGGCCTGGGGCGGCGGCCCCGACCTGTGCCGGATCGTCGGCGCGGCGCGGGCCATGCGCATGATGAGCCGTTGCGAGCTTGTCGATGCGCAGCAGGCGCTGCAGTGGGGCTTGGCCGATGCGGTGGTCACGGACGGACCCGCCGGCAAGGACATCCACGCCTTCCTGCAACCGCTGCTGGGCTGCGCCCCGCAGGTGCTGCGCGGCATCAAGGCGCAGACCGCGGCCAGCCGGCGCGGCGAGTCGCATGACGCTGCCCGCACCATCGAGCAGCAGCAACTGTTGCATACCTGGCTCCATGCGGACCATTGGAACGCTGCCGAGGGCATCCTCTCCAGGAGGGCCCAATGA
- a CDS encoding IclR family transcriptional regulator gives MSGVTVTAIERVIDILEAFQANQRPLSLTELAEAIDIPKSTCHAIVSTLMARGYLYSLTRPRALYPTRRIYDVARDITEKDPFVERATPVLERLRDATRETVILGKRQGESVIYLQVIEGVHAIRYTAKPGEFKPLHSSSIGKAILGGLKEQELRGWLAGRELPAITMATKTDPEALVRDIQESRRAGYFVTRGENVSDVWAVATFLTLNNETLAIAVAGPKNRMETCIPECAKVLVATCSFLSRQVAGNHA, from the coding sequence ATGTCCGGCGTCACGGTGACCGCCATCGAGCGGGTGATCGATATCCTTGAAGCCTTCCAGGCAAACCAGCGGCCGCTGTCGCTGACGGAGCTGGCGGAGGCGATAGACATTCCCAAGAGCACCTGCCACGCCATCGTCTCGACCCTGATGGCACGCGGCTACCTCTATTCCCTCACCCGTCCGCGCGCGCTCTATCCCACCCGGCGCATCTATGACGTGGCGCGCGACATCACCGAGAAAGACCCGTTCGTGGAACGCGCCACGCCGGTGCTGGAGCGGCTGCGCGACGCCACGCGGGAAACCGTGATCCTTGGCAAGCGGCAGGGTGAATCCGTGATCTACCTGCAGGTCATCGAAGGCGTGCACGCGATCCGCTACACGGCCAAGCCGGGGGAGTTCAAGCCGCTGCACTCGAGCTCCATCGGCAAGGCCATCCTGGGCGGCCTGAAGGAGCAGGAGCTGCGCGGCTGGCTGGCCGGCCGGGAACTGCCCGCCATCACCATGGCCACCAAGACCGACCCAGAGGCCCTCGTGCGCGACATCCAGGAAAGCCGGCGCGCCGGCTACTTCGTCACGCGCGGCGAGAACGTCAGCGACGTCTGGGCCGTCGCGACCTTCCTCACGTTGAACAATGAGACCCTGGCCATTGCCGTGGCAGGGCCGAAGAACCGGATGGAGACGTGCATCCCTGAGTGCGCGAAAGTGCTGGTGGCCACCTGCAGCTTCCTGTCGCGGCAGGTGGCAGGCAACCACGCGTGA
- a CDS encoding uracil-DNA glycosylase family protein → MSRLRYASLDALLTEVRACRACAPHLPLGPRPIVRVGADARILIVGQAPGIRVHETGIPWNDASGDRLRQWLGVDAATFLDESQFAIIPMGFCYPGRGKSGDNPPRRECAPLWLDRLLAQLPSIELTLLVGQYAQRHFLGARRKPTLTETVRAWKDYAPGFVPLPHPSPRNQPWFKQHPWFEDEVLPMLRERVGRLLRHGPAQSG, encoded by the coding sequence ATGAGCCGGCTCCGCTACGCCTCGCTCGATGCCCTGCTGACCGAAGTGCGGGCTTGCCGCGCCTGTGCGCCACACCTGCCGCTGGGCCCGCGCCCGATCGTGCGCGTCGGGGCCGACGCGCGCATCCTGATCGTCGGCCAGGCGCCGGGGATACGCGTGCATGAAACCGGCATTCCCTGGAACGATGCGAGCGGCGACCGCCTGCGGCAGTGGCTCGGGGTCGATGCCGCCACCTTCCTCGACGAATCGCAGTTCGCGATCATCCCGATGGGGTTCTGCTATCCCGGACGCGGCAAGAGCGGCGACAACCCGCCGCGCCGCGAGTGCGCGCCATTGTGGCTCGACCGGCTGCTGGCGCAACTGCCGTCGATCGAGCTGACCTTGCTGGTCGGCCAGTACGCGCAGCGCCATTTCCTCGGGGCGCGCCGCAAGCCGACGCTGACCGAGACCGTCAGGGCATGGAAGGACTACGCGCCCGGCTTCGTGCCGTTGCCGCATCCGTCACCGCGCAACCAGCCGTGGTTCAAGCAGCATCCCTGGTTTGAGGACGAGGTGCTGCCGATGTTGCGTGAGCGGGTTGGCCGGCTGTTGCGGCACGGCCCTGCGCAATCAGGGTAG
- a CDS encoding tripartite tricarboxylate transporter substrate-binding protein, giving the protein MLFPNPLRRLAAALALALGASAVPAMAAPASGDAPVRIVVGFAAGGALDIFARALAEKLRVSLDTPVLVENRPGASARLALENVKRAPPDGKTVLISPAPPFTIFPLTYKRLAYDPDKDLVPVAYLADVPLVASASVNQPYRTMPEYLAWVKRNPDKGGVGLVTLGGSIHFGVLSLSKSIGVPLLPTAYRGAVMMLTDEIGGTLPLGIDAVGGQMELYRAGKIRFLGVTGTRRSALLPDVPTLAEAGAPGFETASGWYSAFVPAGTPPATVARIEKALLDAVKDPVVRDKMSALGMEMNGKPGDALRKLIQAQRMQWGPVVAASGFTASE; this is encoded by the coding sequence ATGCTATTTCCGAACCCCTTGCGACGGCTGGCCGCCGCGCTGGCATTGGCCCTGGGTGCCAGTGCCGTTCCTGCCATGGCTGCCCCCGCCAGCGGCGACGCGCCCGTGCGCATCGTGGTCGGCTTCGCGGCCGGTGGCGCGCTGGACATCTTCGCGCGCGCGCTTGCTGAAAAGCTGCGTGTTTCGCTCGATACGCCTGTCCTGGTCGAGAACCGCCCCGGCGCATCGGCGCGGCTGGCGCTGGAGAACGTCAAACGCGCGCCGCCGGACGGCAAGACGGTGCTGATCTCGCCCGCGCCGCCGTTCACCATCTTTCCGCTGACCTACAAGCGCCTGGCCTATGACCCCGACAAGGACCTGGTTCCGGTCGCCTACCTGGCCGACGTGCCGCTGGTGGCGTCCGCCAGCGTCAACCAGCCCTATCGGACCATGCCGGAATACCTGGCATGGGTGAAGCGCAACCCGGACAAGGGCGGTGTCGGGCTGGTCACGCTCGGCGGCAGCATTCATTTCGGGGTGCTGTCGCTCAGCAAGTCGATTGGCGTGCCGTTGCTGCCCACTGCCTATCGCGGCGCCGTCATGATGCTGACCGATGAGATCGGCGGCACGCTGCCGCTGGGTATCGATGCGGTGGGGGGGCAGATGGAGCTGTACCGGGCGGGCAAGATCCGTTTCCTCGGCGTCACCGGGACCCGCCGGTCGGCGCTGCTGCCTGATGTGCCAACGCTGGCGGAGGCGGGCGCGCCGGGTTTCGAGACGGCGTCAGGCTGGTACTCGGCCTTTGTGCCGGCGGGGACGCCGCCGGCTACGGTGGCGAGGATCGAGAAAGCGCTGCTCGACGCCGTCAAGGATCCCGTGGTGCGCGACAAGATGTCGGCGCTGGGCATGGAGATGAACGGCAAGCCGGGGGATGCCCTGCGCAAGCTCATCCAGGCGCAGCGCATGCAGTGGGGACCGGTGGTCGCGGCTTCGGGCTTTACGGCCAGCGAATGA
- a CDS encoding M81 family metallopeptidase: MRFVIALMRHETNTFSPIATPLSAFNRGSTAGPLYGDDAVRACQGTNSAAAAFIDLVRRQGDEFVMPLMANAVPSGMVTAQAFESMAASIVEAVGAGCDAVMLDLHGAMVAEGYPDAEGELLARIRAAAPEVPIAVSLDFHANFSAALVDNATVIAGYCTYPHVDVYETGARAARTLMAALRGEARPVLLWRTLPMLTHMLRQTPRAQPMKDIMERAMAAERDGEVLNASVFGGFPLADIPHTGLAVVIVADAARVDAGRRLLDELCGMAWERRADFVFPIEPMEESIARAKTLTQGPVVLVDHGDNCGAGGPTDEMTVLGEVLRQGLEGVVAGPFWDPGAVAELIAAGVGQSVTLDVGGKTDMPALDLKGRPLRLSGRVQCITDGNYQVTGPMFTGMKLSLGRTVVLDVAGTLVVICEKPQEPFDTGVFTHAGIDLSRRRYILIKSRQHFRAGFEPIASEIVLVAGPGVCSSDYSQFPFRNLRRPIYPLEVHTALEAA, from the coding sequence ATGCGTTTTGTCATTGCCCTGATGCGGCATGAAACCAATACCTTTTCGCCGATTGCCACGCCATTGAGCGCGTTCAACCGCGGCAGCACCGCTGGCCCGCTCTACGGCGACGACGCGGTGCGTGCGTGCCAGGGCACCAACAGCGCCGCGGCCGCGTTCATCGACCTGGTACGCCGCCAGGGCGACGAGTTCGTGATGCCCCTGATGGCGAACGCGGTGCCCAGTGGCATGGTGACCGCACAGGCATTCGAGTCGATGGCGGCCAGCATTGTCGAGGCGGTGGGCGCGGGCTGCGATGCCGTGATGCTGGACCTGCACGGCGCCATGGTGGCCGAGGGCTATCCGGATGCCGAAGGCGAACTGCTGGCACGCATCCGTGCCGCCGCGCCCGAGGTGCCGATCGCGGTATCGCTGGATTTCCACGCCAACTTCAGCGCTGCGCTGGTTGACAATGCGACCGTGATCGCCGGCTACTGCACCTATCCCCACGTGGACGTGTACGAGACCGGCGCACGCGCCGCCCGTACCCTGATGGCGGCGCTGCGAGGCGAGGCCCGCCCGGTCCTGTTGTGGCGCACGCTGCCGATGCTCACCCACATGCTGCGCCAGACCCCGCGCGCGCAACCCATGAAGGACATCATGGAGCGTGCGATGGCGGCCGAGCGCGATGGCGAGGTGCTCAACGCCTCGGTGTTTGGTGGTTTTCCGCTTGCCGATATCCCGCATACCGGCCTGGCCGTGGTGATCGTGGCGGATGCCGCCAGGGTCGACGCAGGGCGGCGCCTGCTCGACGAGCTCTGCGGCATGGCGTGGGAACGCCGGGCTGATTTTGTTTTTCCGATCGAGCCGATGGAGGAATCCATCGCGCGCGCCAAGACGCTCACGCAGGGCCCGGTCGTGCTGGTCGACCATGGCGATAACTGCGGCGCTGGCGGGCCGACGGATGAAATGACGGTGCTGGGCGAAGTCCTGCGCCAGGGGCTCGAAGGCGTGGTCGCCGGGCCGTTCTGGGACCCGGGCGCGGTGGCGGAACTGATTGCCGCCGGCGTCGGGCAGTCCGTCACACTGGATGTGGGCGGCAAGACCGACATGCCCGCGCTGGACCTGAAGGGCCGTCCGCTGCGGCTGAGCGGCCGGGTGCAGTGCATTACCGACGGCAACTACCAGGTCACCGGCCCGATGTTCACAGGCATGAAGCTGAGCCTGGGCCGCACCGTGGTGCTGGATGTCGCCGGCACGCTGGTCGTGATCTGCGAGAAGCCGCAGGAGCCGTTCGATACCGGCGTGTTCACGCATGCGGGCATCGACCTGTCGCGCCGCAGGTACATCCTGATCAAGTCGCGCCAGCACTTCCGCGCAGGGTTCGAGCCGATCGCCAGCGAGATCGTGCTGGTGGCCGGCCCCGGAGTCTGCAGCTCTGACTACAGCCAGTTCCCGTTCCGCAACCTGCGCCGCCCGATCTATCCGCTGGAAGTGCACACTGCGCTCGAGGCCGCCTGA